One window of Ziziphus jujuba cultivar Dongzao chromosome 5, ASM3175591v1 genomic DNA carries:
- the LOC107420366 gene encoding probable pre-mRNA-splicing factor ATP-dependent RNA helicase DEAH5, with the protein MAVSEDGLKKLEYLSLVSKVCSELETHLGFGDKVLAEFITEMGRNCETVDEFDAKLKENGAEMPDYFVRTLLTIIHAILPPKPKSDKDSKRDGGSDGKEAKYQALAIADSRDRAKELEKEIEMEARARRRDGEEGEEDQKEGRRRDRDKDRDRERGRDRDRDRDRARDRDRDRDKDRERDRDERDRRRDRYDGNERRRDRDDENGRGRHRDQYEKHRRGRYEEDGDSREEDDDRRGNKDRPNGKYHSNEPELYSVYKGRVSRVMDTGCFVQLNDFRGKEGLVHVSQIATRRIGNAKDVVKRDQEVYVKVISISGQKLSLSMRDVDQNTGKDLLPLKKSSEDDAFRTNPTGSKEGPITRTGLSGIKIVEEDGVVPSRRPLKRMSSPEKWEAKQLIASGVLGVTEHPMYDEEADGLVYPEEGAEEELEIELNEDEPAFLQGQSRYSVDMSPVKIFKNPEGSLSRAAALQSALIKERREVREQQQRTMLDSIPKDLNRPWEDPMPETGERHLAQELRGVGLSAYDMPEWKKDAFGKTISFGQRSKLSIQEQRQSLPIYKLKKELVQAVHDNQVLVVIGETGSGKTTQVTQYLAEAGYTTRGKIGCTQPRRVAAMSVAKRVAEEFGCRLGEEVGYAIRFEDCTGPETVIKYMTDGMLLREILIDDSLSQYSVIMLDEAHERTIHTDVLFGLLKQLVKRRPDLRLIVTSATLDAEKFSGYFFNCNIFTIPGRTFPVEILYTKQPESDYLDAALITVLQIHLTEPEGDILLFLTGQEEIDFACQSLYERMKGLGKNVPELIILPVYSALPSEMQSRIFDPAPPGKRKVVVATNIAEASLTIDGIFYVIDPGFAKQNVYNPKQGLDSLVITPISQASAKQRAGRAGRTGPGKCYRLYTESAYRNEMSPTSIPEIQRINLGMITLSMKAMGINDLLSFDFMDPPAPQALISAMEQLYSLGALDEEGLLTKLGRKMAEFPLDPPLSKMLLASVDLGCSDEILTIISMIQTGNIFYRPREKQAQADQKRAKFFQPEGDHLTLLAVYEAWKAKNFSGPWCFENFVQSRSLRRAQDVRKQLLTIMDKYKLDVVSAGKNFTKIRKAIAAGFFFHAARKDPQEGYRTLVENQPVYIHPSSALFQRQPDWVIYHELVMTTKEYMREVTVVDPKWLVELAPRFFKVADPTKMSKRKRQERIEPLYDRYHEPNSWRLSKRRA; encoded by the exons ATGGCCGTCTCCGAAGACGGTTTAAAGAAGCTCGAGTACCTATCCCTGGTCTCTAAGGTATGTTCGGAGCTCGAAACCCATTTAGGGTTTGGGGATAAAGTTCTCGCAGAGTTCATAACGGAGATGGGCAGGAACTGCGAGACCGTGGATGAATTCGATGCCAAATTGAAGGAAAACGGTGCAGAAATGCCCGACTACTTTGTTCGTACACTCCTAACTATAATTCACGCGATACTTCCTCCGAAGCCCAAATCAGACAAGGATTCGAAGAGAGATGGTGGTTCTGATGGTAAGGAGGCCAAATATCAGGCCCTGGCGATCGCCGACAGTAGGGATAGAGCGAAGGAGCTTGAGAAGGAAATTGAGATGGAGGCCCGAGCGAGGCGCAGAGatggagaagaaggagaagaagatcaAAAAGAAGGTAGGCGTAGAGATAGAGATAAAgatagagacagagagagaggcagagacagagacagagacagagacagagccAGGGATAGAGATAGAGACAGAGACAAAGACagagaaagagatagagatGAGAGAGATAGGCGCAGGGATAGATATGATGGGAATGAAAGGCGTAGGGACAGGGATGATGAAAATGGCAGGGGAAGGCATCGGGACCAATACGAGAAGCATAGGAGAGGAAGGTACGAAGAGGATGGGGATTCGagggaagaagatgatgaccGAAGAGGTAACAAGGATCGTCCGAATGGAAAGTACCACTCCAATGAGCCGGAATTGTATAGTGTTTACAAAGGCAGGGTATCCAGGGTTATGGATACGGGTTGTTTTGTTCAGTTGAACGATTTTAGGGGAAAGGAAGGTTTGGTCCATGTTTCACAGATTGCAACTAGGCGAATTGGTAATGCCAAGGACGTTGTGAAGAGGGATCAGGAAGTTTATGTCAAGGTGATTTCCATTTCGGGTCAGAAGTTGAGCCTTTCAATGAGGGATGTTGATCAGAATACGGGGAAGGATTTGCTTCCTTTGAAGAAGAGCTCAGAGGATGATGCTTTTAGAACGAACCCGACAGGGTCTAAGGAGGGGCCGATTACAAGGACTGGACTTTCTGGAATCAAGATTGTGGAAGAGGATGGTGTTGTCCCATCACGCCGACCCCTGAAGAGGATGAGCTCGCCTGAGAAATGGGAGGCCAAACAGTTGATAGCCTCTGGCGTTTTGGGTGTCACTGAGCATCCAATGTATGATGAGGAAGCTGATGGATTGGTGTATCCAGAAGAGGGTGCTGAGGAAGAGCTTGAGATTGAGCTTAATGAGGATGAGCCAGCCTTTTTGCAAGGACAGAGCAGGTACTCTGTGGATATGTCACCTGTGAAGATCTTTAAGAATCCAGAAGGGTCTTTGAGTCGTGCAGCTGCACTTCAGTCTGCACTGATTAAGGAGCGTAGAGAAGTACGGGAACAGCAACAACGAACCATGCTGGATTCTATTCCGAAGGATCTGAATCGTCCTTGGGAAGACCCTATGCCAGAGACAGGTGAGAGGCATCTTGCACAGGAGCTCAGGGGTGTTGGATTGTCTGCCTATGACATGCCCGAGTGGAAGAAGGATGCTTTTGGCAAAACAATCAGTTTTGGGCAGAGGTCAAAGCTCTCAATTCAGGAGCAAAGGCAGAGCTTGCCTATCTACAAGCTTAAAAAGGAATTGGTTCAGGCAGTGCATGATAATCAGGTTCTTGTTGTCATTGGTGAGACTGGTTCTGGTAAAACAACCCAGGTAACTCAATATCTTGCTGAAGCAGGTTACACAACAAGAGGTAAAATTGGGTGCACTCAACCACGTAGAGTGGCTGCAATGTCTGTGGCCAAGAGGGTGGCTGAAGAGTTTGGTTGTCGGCTGGGGGAGGAAGTTGGTTATGCAATTCGTTTTGAGGATTGTACTGGACCAGAGACTGTAATTAAGTATATGACTGATGGTATGCTTCTCAGGGAGATTTTGATTGATGACAGCCTTTCGCAATACTCGGTGATCATGCTTGATGAAGCTCATGAGAGGACTATCCATACTGATGTGCTGTTTGGATTACTGAAGCAACTTGTGAAGCGGAGGCCAGACCTTCGCTTGATTGTCACATCTGCCACTTTGGATGCAGAGAAGTTTTCTGGCTATTTCTTCAACTGTAACATCTTCACAATCCCTGGACGAACGTTTCCGGTTGAGATTCTCTACACAAAACAACCAGAAAGTGATTACCTAGATGCTGCTCTAATCACAGTCTTACAGATCCACTTAACTGAACCTGAAGGGGATATCCTTCTGTTTTTGACTGGACAGGAGGAGATTGACTTTGCCTGCCAGTCACTTTATGAAAGGATGAAAGGACTAGGTAAAAATGTTCCTGAATTGATTATTCTCCCTGTTTATAGTGCCCTTCCTAGTGAAATGCAGTCGAGGATATTTGACCCTGCCCCTCCAGGGAAAAGGAAAGTGGTTGTGGCTACCAATATTGCTGAGGCATCATTGACCATTGATGGGATATTCTATGTTATTGATCCTGGGTTTGCAAAGCAAAATGTATATAATCCAAAGCAAGGGTTAGATTCCCTTGTGATAACTCCAATTTCACAAGCATCAGCCAAGCAACGAGCCGGCCGTGCTGGGCGTACAGGCCCTGGGAAATGTTACCGCCTTTACACCGAGAGTGCGTACCGGAATGAGATGTCCCCCACTTCAATTCCAGAAATCCAGAGGATAAATCTTGGAATGATCACTCTTTCAATGAAAGCAATGGGTATAAATGATctcctctcttttgattttatgGATCCACCTGCACCTCAGGCTCTCATTTCTGCCATGGAGCAGCTGTATAGTTTAGGAGCATTGGATGAGGAGGGACTTTTGACCAAATTGGGCAGGAAAATGGCCGAGTTTCCTCTGGATCCCCCATTATCTAAGATGTTACTTGCTAGTGTGGACCTTGGATGCAGTGACGAAATCTTGACCATCATATCAATGATTCAGACGGGGAATATATTTTATAGGCCCCGTGAAAAGCAAGCCCAGGCAGATCAGAAACGGGCCAAGTTTTTTCAACCAGAGGGAGACCATCTGACTCTACTTGCAGTCTATGAGGCTTGGAAAGCTAAAAATTTTTCTGGGCCATGGTGCTTTGAGAATTTTGTGCAATCTCGATCTTTAAGGAGGGCACAGGATGTCAGAAAACAGCTTCTTACCATCATGGATAA GTATAAATTGGATGTTGTCAGCGCAGGAAAGAATTTTACTAAGATCAGGAAGGCAATTGCAGCAGGATTTTTCTTCCATGCAGCTAGAAAGGACCCGCAGGAGGGATATAGAACCCTAGTTGAGAATCAACCAGTTTATATTCACCCAAGCAGTGCTCTTTTTCAGAGACAGCCAGACTGGGTGATCTACCATGAGCTGGTTATGACTACAAAAGAGTATATGCGCGAGGTCACAGTTGTGGACCCCAAATGGCTTGTTGAACTGGCTCCAAGATTCTTCAAAGTAGCTGATCCTACTAAGATGAGCAAGCGCAAGCGTCAAGAACGCATTGAGCCGCTATATGACAGATACCACGAGCCTAATTCCTGGCGATTGAGTAAACGTCGTGCTTAA
- the LOC107420387 gene encoding probable methyltransferase At1g29790: MGSVSLKIGDGTARFRRATLCSSAVNILMLLSVITTNLFALYAFTSSPKDHQTHHHLQHHSHKNISLISEQVALILREIDSSQKKLAQMEKELLGYESVDLSRPNIANELKLFLQHHQLPLGKDSRSGITEMVASVGHSCEKSVDLLSQYMTYKVSGPCPDDWSLAQKLVLRGCEPLPRRRCFAKSVPKVDLKPFPISLWKPAVGNKTVNWSGLGCKSFECLNSKKLGRDCAGCFDLVNGFENQRFVKARGKNDFLIDDVLAMGSGGIRIGFDIGGGSGSFAARMAERNVTVITNTLNVDAPFSEFIAARGLFPLFLSLDHRFPFYDNVFDLVHTGSGLDIGGKPEKLDFLMFDLDRILRPGGLFWLDNFYCANDEKKKALTRLIEQFGYKKLKWVVGEKVDTSGSGKSEVYLSTVLQKPVRL; the protein is encoded by the coding sequence ATGGGTTCTGTTTCACTGAAAATTGGAGATGGAACAGCCAGATTTAGAAGGGCCACACTGTGTTCCTCGGCGGTCAACATTCTCATGTTGCTTTCTGTCATCACTACCAACCTCTTCGCTCTGTACGCTTTCACATCCTCCCCGAAGGACCACCAAACTCATCACCACCTCCAACACCATTCTCACAAGAACATCTCTCTCATCTCAGAGCAGGTCGCTCTGATCCTCCGCGAGATCGATTCTTCACAGAAGAAACTTGCCCAGATGGAAAAAGAGCTTCTTGGCTATGAAAGCGTCGATCTTTCACGGCCCAACATCGCAAACGAACTCAAGCTCTTCCTTCAGCATCACCAGCTCCCACTGGGCAAGGATTCCAGAAGCGGGATCACGGAAATGGTGGCTTCTGTGGGCCATTCCTGTGAGAAATCTGTCGACTTGTTGTCCCAATACATGACTTACAAGGTCTCCGGGCCTTGTCCTGACGATTGGAGCCTTGCCCAGAAGCTGGTTTTGCGTGGATGCGAACCCCTACCAAGAAGGAGGTGTTTTGCCAAGTCTGTTCCCAAGGTTGATTTGAAACCTTTCCCTATTTCACTTTGGAAGCCTGCTGTTGGTAATAAGACTGTTAACTGGAGTGGACTTGGCTGTAAGAGTTTTGAATGCTTGAATAGTAAGAAATTAGGCAGAGACTGTGCCGGTTGCTTTGATTTAGTAAATGGGTTTGAGAATCAGAGGTTTGTTAAGGCCAGGGGTAAGAACGATTTTCTTATCGATGATGTATTAGCCATGGGAAGTGGAGGGATTCGAATAGGATTTGATATTGGAGGTGGTTCTGGTAGCTTTGCTGCTAGAATGGCAGAGAGGAATGTCACTGTTATTACGAACACTTTGAACGTCGATGCCCCATTTAGCGAATTCATTGCTGCAAGAGGGCTTTTCCCTTTGTTTCTCAGTTTAGATCATAGATTCCCTTTCTATGATAATGTGTTTGATTTGGTTCACACCGGGAGTGGATTGGATATTGGGGGAAAACCAGAAAAATTGGATTTCTTAATGTTTGATCTAGATCGGATTTTGAGGCCTGGAGGTTTGTTTTGGTTAGATAACTTTTACTGTGCCaatgatgaaaagaaaaaggccTTAACCAGGTTGATCGAACAGTTTGGTTATAAGAAGCTGAAATGGGTTGTTGGGGAAAAGGTAGATACATCAGGATCAGGCAAATCCGAGGTTTATTTGTCTACTGTTCTACAGAAGCCGGTTAGATTATGA